In one Arenibacter antarcticus genomic region, the following are encoded:
- a CDS encoding LptF/LptG family permease, producing MLSSFLFNFFSSFVILMFIFVFQTIWLFIDDFAGKGLDIFIIGKFLFYLMPNLMERVIPLTVLLSSILTFGSFAENYEFAAMKASGISLQRAMLTLIVFVTFLGGVTFYFANNIIPISEQKIYNLRRNIAKVKPAAIISEGVFSDLEGTDMNMKVDRKFGDKDRFLDNVIIHNKSRSSVNTTVIKAKSGELISSEQSDILQLVLKEGHYYEEMPTTNNKEKLKYPFTKANFKTYTINKDISDLNDVDLNEERDVSTDKMKNISRLSKDIDSLKEDNAKVVKAFSKSIVNRIGAFMFVSKPDSLSLIAIANKKKERDSLGTTVSLDSIITLYPEYQKMQLLSTAKTSTANILTTIQGKKKELQIKYKIYRLHILSLHKKYALALSCIILFFVGAPLGAIIRKGGLGLPMVIAIVLFLTYYFIGVFAGNYAKEGNIHPIIGAWLSTLIMLPLGVFLTRRATADKGLISGGNIVDYFKKLFKKVIKTATK from the coding sequence ATATTATCGAGTTTCCTCTTTAATTTTTTCAGCTCGTTCGTAATACTGATGTTTATCTTCGTATTTCAAACGATCTGGCTTTTTATTGATGATTTTGCAGGTAAGGGATTAGATATCTTTATTATCGGAAAATTCTTGTTTTACCTAATGCCTAACCTAATGGAACGGGTAATTCCGTTAACGGTACTACTTTCATCTATCTTGACCTTTGGGTCATTTGCAGAGAATTATGAATTTGCCGCCATGAAGGCCTCGGGTATATCCCTTCAAAGGGCTATGCTTACGCTTATAGTATTTGTTACATTTTTGGGCGGGGTCACTTTTTACTTTGCAAACAACATCATCCCAATTTCGGAACAGAAAATTTATAATTTACGAAGGAATATAGCCAAAGTTAAACCCGCAGCTATAATTTCTGAAGGGGTATTCAGCGATTTGGAAGGCACCGATATGAATATGAAGGTGGATCGGAAATTTGGAGATAAGGATCGTTTCTTGGATAATGTAATTATCCATAATAAATCCAGGTCAAGCGTAAATACTACGGTAATTAAAGCAAAATCAGGAGAACTAATTAGTAGCGAGCAATCCGATATTTTACAACTAGTGCTTAAAGAGGGGCATTATTACGAGGAAATGCCCACTACCAACAATAAGGAAAAATTAAAATATCCGTTTACCAAGGCCAATTTTAAAACCTATACTATAAACAAGGATATTTCAGATCTAAACGATGTGGATCTAAATGAGGAACGGGACGTTAGTACGGATAAAATGAAAAATATTTCCCGTTTATCCAAGGATATAGATTCTCTTAAAGAAGACAATGCAAAGGTGGTTAAGGCGTTCTCTAAAAGCATTGTAAACAGAATTGGGGCCTTTATGTTCGTGAGCAAGCCAGATTCCCTATCCTTAATAGCTATTGCAAATAAAAAAAAGGAACGAGATTCTCTAGGCACTACTGTTTCATTAGACAGTATTATTACGCTATATCCTGAGTACCAAAAAATGCAATTGCTATCTACTGCAAAAACTTCCACTGCCAATATTTTGACCACTATTCAAGGAAAGAAAAAGGAATTACAAATCAAATATAAGATCTATCGCCTACATATTTTATCACTACATAAAAAATATGCACTGGCCCTATCTTGTATTATCCTCTTTTTTGTTGGTGCACCTTTAGGGGCCATAATTAGGAAAGGCGGACTAGGCTTACCTATGGTTATTGCCATTGTGCTATTTCTTACCTATTATTTTATTGGAGTTTTTGCTGGTAACTATGCCAAAGAGGGTAATATTCATCCAATCATAGGGGCATGGCTTTCTACTTTAATAATGTTACCTTTAGGTGTTTTTTTAACTAGACGGGCAACCGCAGATAAAGGGCTAATATCCGGAGGAAATATCGTGGATTATTTTAAGAAATTGTTTAAAAAGGTGATTAAAACTGCAACAAAATGA
- the ribB gene encoding 3,4-dihydroxy-2-butanone-4-phosphate synthase yields the protein MTTKVEDTIVLNTIEEAIEDIRQGKVIIVVDDENRENEGDFLAAAELATPELINFMATHGRGLICAPLTEGRCKELGLHMMVHNNTDPLETAFTVSVDLRGRGVTTGISAADRASTIKALTDESMKAHDLGRPGHIFPLVAKEGGVLRRTGHTEAAIDFARLAGLKPAGVIVEIMNEDGSMARLPQLIKVAQTFDLKIVSIESLIAYRMEHDSLIRKKEDFNIVTRFGEFRLRAYQQTTNNQVHIALTKGTWKKDEKVLTRINSTLINNDILGTLTNNPDKKLEDMFNAINTEGKGAIVFINQESESLNLLGRLGELKELQKQGIYKAPKVDMDAKDFGVGAQILHDIDISKIRLLTNSTATKRVGIVGYGLQIVDYVTY from the coding sequence ATGACAACTAAAGTGGAAGATACCATTGTGTTAAATACCATTGAAGAGGCTATTGAGGATATTAGACAAGGGAAGGTGATAATTGTAGTGGATGATGAAAATAGGGAAAATGAAGGGGATTTCTTGGCTGCTGCAGAATTGGCTACCCCAGAATTGATCAATTTTATGGCCACCCATGGCAGGGGACTCATCTGTGCTCCGCTTACCGAAGGTAGATGCAAGGAGCTTGGCTTGCATATGATGGTTCATAACAATACGGATCCATTGGAAACTGCATTCACGGTTTCAGTTGATTTAAGAGGTCGCGGGGTGACTACGGGTATTTCAGCAGCAGATCGCGCAAGTACGATTAAGGCGTTGACCGATGAAAGTATGAAGGCCCATGATCTAGGAAGGCCTGGGCACATATTTCCTCTTGTCGCCAAAGAAGGCGGCGTATTAAGAAGAACGGGGCATACCGAGGCTGCAATCGATTTCGCCCGTTTAGCTGGACTAAAACCAGCCGGTGTTATTGTTGAAATTATGAACGAAGATGGCTCCATGGCCAGATTACCCCAATTAATAAAAGTAGCCCAAACATTTGATCTTAAAATTGTTTCCATCGAATCTTTGATCGCTTATCGTATGGAGCACGATAGTCTTATTCGTAAAAAGGAAGATTTTAATATTGTAACGAGGTTTGGCGAATTTAGATTGAGAGCATATCAGCAGACCACCAATAATCAAGTTCATATAGCATTGACCAAGGGAACTTGGAAAAAAGATGAAAAGGTGCTTACACGGATCAATTCGACCTTAATAAATAATGACATCCTCGGTACCTTAACGAATAACCCAGACAAGAAATTAGAGGACATGTTCAACGCCATCAATACAGAAGGTAAGGGTGCTATAGTGTTTATTAACCAGGAATCCGAATCCTTAAATCTATTGGGTAGATTAGGGGAATTAAAGGAACTCCAAAAACAAGGAATTTATAAGGCTCCAAAAGTAGATATGGATGCTAAAGATTTTGGTGTAGGAGCTCAAATTCTACATGATATTGATATCTCCAAAATTAGACTTTTAACCAATTCCACTGCTACAAAACGTGTTGGAATTGTGGGGTATGGTCTTCAAATTGTGGACTATGTGACTTATTAA
- a CDS encoding DegT/DnrJ/EryC1/StrS aminotransferase family protein — translation MPGFELFGEKEKAQVNDVLDSGVLMRYGFDGMRNGHWKAKELEKALENRMQVNHAHLLSSGTAALTVALACAKVGAGDEVIIPTFTFVASFEAVLSVGAIPVLVDVDDTLTLDPKAVEKAITTKTKVVMPVHMCGSMADLAALKAICDQHDLLMVEDSCQAIGGSYEGKPLGSYGDLGCFSFDYVKTITCGEGGALITNNEEFYTTAHQFSDHGHDHIGNDRGAENHPILGYNYRISELHAAVGLAQIDRLDSFIDIQKKNYTILRSALDVLPGVAFRRVPENGVENYSFLNFYMPTEELARNVISALSENGVDACFYWYDNNWHYYKKWSHLKNLNSLSPLSDQIKNGLTDFSKSNFSQSDHWVGRNISCLIKLGWTEEEVKQRAENMINAIKSVIN, via the coding sequence ATGCCAGGTTTTGAACTTTTTGGAGAAAAGGAAAAAGCACAAGTTAACGATGTATTGGATTCAGGAGTGTTGATGCGATACGGTTTTGATGGAATGCGAAATGGACATTGGAAGGCCAAAGAACTGGAGAAGGCCCTTGAAAATAGAATGCAGGTAAATCACGCCCATTTGCTAAGTAGTGGCACAGCTGCCTTAACCGTAGCTTTGGCCTGTGCAAAGGTTGGGGCGGGGGATGAGGTTATAATACCCACTTTTACCTTTGTAGCAAGTTTTGAGGCAGTTTTGTCCGTAGGTGCAATTCCCGTTTTGGTAGATGTTGATGACACCCTTACCCTAGATCCAAAAGCAGTGGAAAAAGCAATCACCACGAAGACTAAAGTTGTGATGCCCGTTCATATGTGCGGCTCAATGGCTGATTTAGCCGCTCTAAAGGCAATTTGCGACCAACATGACCTCTTGATGGTAGAAGATTCCTGCCAAGCCATAGGAGGCAGCTATGAGGGCAAGCCACTGGGGAGTTATGGTGATCTTGGTTGTTTTTCATTTGATTATGTAAAAACCATCACCTGTGGGGAAGGGGGTGCTCTAATTACAAATAATGAGGAATTTTATACTACAGCCCATCAGTTCTCCGATCATGGTCACGATCATATAGGAAACGATAGGGGAGCGGAGAACCACCCAATCCTTGGTTATAATTATAGAATTTCTGAATTACACGCAGCTGTAGGATTGGCGCAAATAGATAGATTGGATAGTTTTATCGATATCCAAAAAAAGAATTATACCATCTTACGGTCGGCCTTAGATGTGCTTCCTGGGGTTGCATTTAGAAGGGTTCCGGAAAATGGGGTAGAAAACTATTCTTTCCTAAATTTTTACATGCCTACAGAAGAGTTGGCCCGAAACGTCATTTCGGCTTTATCTGAAAACGGCGTGGATGCTTGTTTTTATTGGTATGACAATAATTGGCATTACTATAAAAAATGGAGCCATTTAAAGAATCTGAATAGTTTGAGCCCGCTATCCGATCAAATTAAAAACGGACTCACAGATTTCAGCAAATCTAATTTCTCACAGTCTGACCACTGGGTAGGACGAAATATTTCTTGCCTAATAAAATTGGGATGGACAGAGGAGGAGGTTAAACAAAGAGCAGAGAATATGATAAATGCAATAAAAAGCGTTATCAACTAA
- a CDS encoding nitroreductase family protein: MDIKKQLEWRYAVKKFDSDELLTPEKREILENAFNLTATSFGLQPIRLVVVQNKKLQKELVGHTYGQQQVAQASHVFVICIEQQIDKEFIHDYFKRVQQIRNTSDEILNPFKGALVDSFSKKEMDEVRVWATNQAYLALGTLLTVCALEGVDSCPMEGFNPSGYDTLLGLEKRKLTSVLVLPVGYRAKDDMFAALKKVRKNLKDSIINIS; encoded by the coding sequence TTGGATATTAAAAAGCAATTGGAATGGCGTTATGCAGTTAAAAAATTCGATTCTGATGAATTATTGACTCCGGAAAAACGGGAAATACTAGAGAATGCCTTTAATCTAACGGCAACTTCATTCGGACTTCAGCCTATTAGGCTGGTAGTGGTTCAAAATAAAAAACTTCAAAAGGAATTAGTAGGACATACCTACGGACAGCAACAGGTAGCACAAGCATCCCATGTTTTTGTCATTTGCATAGAACAGCAAATCGATAAGGAATTTATTCACGACTATTTTAAAAGGGTACAACAGATCCGAAATACCTCGGATGAAATCCTCAATCCTTTTAAAGGGGCCTTGGTGGATAGTTTTTCTAAAAAAGAGATGGACGAAGTACGGGTTTGGGCCACAAACCAAGCCTATCTTGCCTTGGGAACTTTATTAACCGTTTGTGCCCTGGAAGGGGTAGATTCCTGTCCTATGGAGGGTTTTAATCCATCTGGCTATGATACACTTTTGGGACTGGAGAAAAGGAAACTTACCTCGGTGCTGGTCCTTCCTGTCGGGTACAGGGCGAAGGATGATATGTTCGCGGCCCTTAAAAAGGTGAGAAAAAATCTAAAGGATAGTATTATCAATATTTCATAA
- a CDS encoding Dabb family protein, with the protein MIHHSVIFNLKHVKGSERKKRFFEAVKKLGLLPGVLNFKILKQTNSMNTFDYGISMDFVNQITYDNYSNNPEHSKFIEEYWSKDVIDFIEIDYEIYNP; encoded by the coding sequence ATGATACATCATTCGGTTATTTTTAATTTAAAACATGTAAAAGGTTCAGAGAGAAAAAAACGCTTCTTTGAAGCAGTAAAAAAACTTGGTCTATTACCGGGAGTGCTTAATTTTAAAATTCTTAAACAAACCAATTCAATGAACACTTTTGATTACGGCATATCAATGGATTTTGTCAATCAAATAACTTATGATAACTACTCCAATAATCCAGAACATTCCAAATTTATTGAAGAATATTGGTCAAAGGATGTAATCGATTTTATTGAAATAGACTATGAAATTTATAATCCTTAA
- a CDS encoding TIM barrel protein, with amino-acid sequence MKLAIHEHARGKSRYWHPDSVLVAIKGRPNLGACGDLGHWARSGLDPVECLKILEGHLVGIHAKDLDEAGNMDAQDVKVGTGVIDYDAILKELDRQDYTGPIYIECEHDWENNLGDVKYAVKYLRELTN; translated from the coding sequence ATAAAATTAGCTATCCATGAACATGCTCGAGGAAAGAGCCGATATTGGCATCCAGATTCTGTTTTGGTGGCGATAAAAGGCCGACCCAATTTAGGAGCATGCGGCGATTTGGGGCATTGGGCTCGTAGTGGGTTAGATCCTGTAGAATGTTTGAAGATTTTGGAGGGTCATCTAGTCGGAATTCACGCCAAGGACCTCGATGAGGCGGGAAATATGGATGCTCAGGATGTAAAGGTTGGAACCGGAGTAATAGATTATGATGCTATACTGAAAGAACTAGATCGACAGGATTATACCGGACCTATATATATCGAATGCGAGCACGATTGGGAGAATAATCTGGGTGATGTGAAATATGCAGTGAAATATTTAAGAGAGTTAACCAATTGA
- a CDS encoding hydroxypyruvate isomerase family protein, which translates to MNRKEFLRNGMLGGAALTLFSGRALSNEPEHLEPFDAMAPFNMKFSPDFDIFNQGDGASFEEQLEWGYDSGFRAWESTWLSRSTVSEQKEIKRVMDRLGMDFGQFVGTMSFKEVTFAGKDKAIRERVLREVRESVEIAKRMDTKYIHNVLGVADPKLPWDFQMANAIELLKQVAEIYEPHGLVMVMETMNHKINHPGMFLHEIPQAYAMAKAVQSPSVKILFDVYHVQIQEGNLIPTMDYAWDEIGYIQIGDTPGRNEPGTGEINFKNVLQHIQDKGYRGFVGLEHGISGNGEEGDKAALKAYREVDPK; encoded by the coding sequence ATGAACAGAAAAGAATTCTTACGAAACGGAATGCTAGGAGGAGCAGCCCTGACGCTGTTTTCAGGAAGGGCCTTATCCAACGAACCTGAGCATTTGGAACCATTCGATGCCATGGCTCCATTTAATATGAAATTTTCACCAGACTTCGATATATTTAATCAAGGGGATGGGGCGAGCTTCGAGGAGCAGCTCGAGTGGGGATATGATAGTGGATTCAGAGCCTGGGAGAGTACTTGGTTGTCGAGAAGTACTGTGAGCGAACAGAAAGAGATCAAACGGGTAATGGACCGTCTGGGAATGGATTTTGGCCAGTTTGTAGGGACGATGTCGTTTAAGGAAGTCACCTTTGCGGGAAAAGATAAAGCTATAAGAGAGAGGGTATTGAGGGAAGTAAGGGAATCGGTAGAAATAGCAAAACGCATGGATACAAAATATATCCATAATGTATTGGGGGTGGCTGATCCGAAGTTGCCATGGGATTTTCAGATGGCCAATGCTATTGAACTGTTAAAGCAGGTAGCAGAAATATATGAACCGCATGGATTGGTGATGGTGATGGAAACAATGAACCATAAAATTAATCATCCAGGTATGTTTTTGCACGAAATACCTCAGGCTTATGCCATGGCCAAAGCGGTGCAAAGCCCAAGTGTAAAAATATTGTTCGATGTTTATCATGTTCAGATACAGGAAGGAAATCTGATTCCTACGATGGATTATGCCTGGGATGAGATTGGGTATATACAGATTGGAGATACCCCTGGTCGAAACGAGCCCGGGACAGGTGAGATTAACTTCAAGAATGTATTGCAACACATTCAAGATAAGGGCTACAGGGGATTTGTAGGGCTTGAACATGGAATAAGCGGTAATGGAGAGGAAGGAGACAAGGCTGCATTGAAAGCATATCGAGAGGTGGATCCGAAGTAA